The proteins below are encoded in one region of Limnochorda pilosa:
- a CDS encoding DUF4912 domain-containing protein: MSLAQLQTPALPARYGEDRVTLLVRDPEWIFAYWEITPPSFGVAAAQQACRETELEPVLRVHDLAETGPFQEIGVGEAESWYIEAGRPGHRFEAELGLRGPGGGFTLVARSNRVETPPRDPAYLTAPRVSRAQEVVLRQLRGMDPQGSPEFAERRQRLLAGLALPLAEGSPLAWVTSPGASPAGAWAPSPAADLPLEVEAELILHGRTAPTATLWLNRDPVSLRPDGSFSLRVGLPDGSFPFGLEAVSVDGGLRRTFALLVTRASFADRGAEVPLKEATSRG; this comes from the coding sequence GTGAGTCTGGCTCAGCTTCAGACCCCGGCCTTGCCGGCGCGCTACGGCGAGGATCGCGTCACGCTCCTGGTACGCGACCCTGAATGGATCTTCGCGTACTGGGAGATCACGCCTCCCTCGTTCGGCGTCGCGGCCGCCCAGCAGGCGTGCCGGGAGACGGAGCTGGAGCCGGTCCTGCGGGTGCACGACCTGGCCGAGACCGGCCCCTTCCAGGAGATCGGCGTGGGCGAGGCGGAGAGCTGGTACATCGAGGCAGGCCGGCCGGGCCACCGGTTCGAGGCAGAGCTGGGCCTGCGGGGCCCGGGCGGCGGCTTCACCCTGGTGGCCCGCTCCAACCGCGTGGAGACGCCCCCCCGTGACCCGGCCTACCTGACCGCCCCCAGGGTGAGCCGTGCCCAGGAGGTGGTCCTCCGCCAGCTCCGGGGGATGGACCCCCAGGGTTCCCCCGAGTTCGCCGAGCGTCGCCAGAGGCTCCTTGCCGGGCTCGCGCTGCCCCTGGCCGAGGGATCGCCTCTCGCGTGGGTGACGAGCCCGGGGGCGAGCCCCGCGGGAGCGTGGGCCCCTTCCCCGGCGGCCGACCTGCCCCTGGAGGTGGAGGCGGAGCTGATCCTCCACGGGCGGACGGCGCCCACCGCAACCCTGTGGCTCAACCGCGATCCCGTCTCCCTCCGGCCGGACGGAAGCTTCTCCTTGCGTGTGGGGCTTCCCGACGGGAGTTTCCCCTTCGGCCTGGAGGCGGTGAGCGTGGACGGCGGCCTGCGCCGGACCTTCGCCCTCCTGGTGACCCGAGCGAGCTTCGCGGACCGGGGCGCCGAGGTACCCCTGAAGGAGGCGACCTCCCGTGGCTGA
- the nagA gene encoding N-acetylglucosamine-6-phosphate deacetylase: MSGTTAWLIRGAKVLAEDGWDDGAVLAVVAGRIAYRGDLRALPRRLEVAGTEVGRQSLEEIQAEGGYLCPGFVDIHVHGGGGADVMDASPGALRQIARTHARHGTVALLATTVSAPYEHVRRVMEAVQETSDGLDEGSEILGVHLEGPHLSPRRAGAQNPEYLTPPDPRELEALMERFPGLLAMVTLAPELDGASELIELLHRSGVVPAVGHSDATYEQAVEAFQHGAQHAVHTFNGMNPLHHRAPGVPGAVITTRPVTAELIADGFHVHPGVARLLWQVKGPDRLVLVTDAMRATDLPDGRYELGGLEVEVHAGAARLAGSETLAGSTLTLERAVRWMANEVGVPLADAVRLASQNPARRLGLGDRLGSLEVGKDGSVVLLDGELRVRLTLHQGWVLYDGQGSEYDEAEAERSQDALGDGPAAAGGLGAEPEAEPSASVLARMEHEEEL; this comes from the coding sequence ATGTCAGGCACGACAGCCTGGCTCATCCGCGGGGCGAAGGTTCTGGCGGAGGACGGTTGGGACGACGGCGCGGTGCTGGCCGTGGTGGCGGGGCGCATCGCCTACCGGGGGGACCTGCGGGCCCTTCCCCGCCGGCTCGAGGTGGCCGGAACGGAGGTGGGGCGCCAGAGCCTGGAAGAGATCCAGGCCGAAGGCGGCTACCTCTGCCCCGGCTTTGTCGACATCCACGTCCACGGTGGGGGCGGCGCCGACGTGATGGACGCCTCGCCCGGGGCGTTGCGGCAGATCGCCCGCACCCACGCCCGCCACGGCACCGTGGCGCTCCTGGCCACCACCGTCAGCGCGCCCTACGAGCACGTGCGCCGGGTGATGGAAGCGGTGCAGGAGACGTCGGACGGCCTGGACGAAGGCTCGGAGATCCTGGGCGTTCACCTGGAGGGCCCGCACCTGAGCCCGAGGCGGGCGGGGGCCCAGAACCCCGAGTACCTCACCCCTCCGGACCCTCGCGAGCTGGAGGCCCTGATGGAGCGCTTCCCCGGCCTGCTGGCCATGGTCACCCTGGCGCCCGAGCTGGACGGTGCCTCGGAGCTGATCGAGCTCCTTCATCGCAGCGGCGTGGTGCCGGCCGTGGGGCACAGCGACGCCACCTACGAGCAGGCCGTGGAAGCCTTTCAGCACGGTGCCCAGCACGCCGTGCACACCTTCAACGGGATGAACCCCCTCCACCACCGGGCCCCCGGCGTGCCGGGCGCGGTGATCACCACTCGCCCCGTGACCGCGGAGCTCATCGCGGACGGCTTCCACGTGCACCCGGGAGTCGCCCGGCTCCTCTGGCAGGTGAAGGGCCCCGATCGGCTCGTGCTGGTGACCGACGCCATGCGGGCCACGGACCTGCCCGACGGACGCTACGAGCTGGGCGGGCTGGAGGTGGAGGTACACGCCGGGGCCGCGCGCCTGGCCGGCAGTGAGACCCTGGCGGGCAGCACCCTCACCCTGGAGCGGGCGGTCCGCTGGATGGCCAACGAGGTGGGCGTCCCTCTGGCCGACGCCGTGCGCCTGGCCTCCCAGAACCCCGCCCGTCGGCTGGGCTTGGGCGACCGCCTGGGCAGCCTGGAGGTGGGGAAGGACGGAAGCGTCGTCCTCCTGGACGGGGAGCTCCGGGTACGGCTCACCCTGCATCAGGGGTGGGTGCTCTACGACGGGCAGGGCAGCGAGTACGACGAGGCGGAAGCCGAGCGGAGCCAGGACGCGTTGGGTGATGGCCCGGCGGCGGCCGGCGGCCTGGGCGCGGAGCCCGAGGCGGAACCCAGCGCCAGCGTCCTGGCCCGCATGGAGCACGAGGAGGAGCTCTGA